A DNA window from Pseudomonas sp. B21-056 contains the following coding sequences:
- a CDS encoding glycosyltransferase — protein MSHPTALKVLVIGYVWPEPRSSAAGGHIMQILEAFLGQGWDITFSSPARPGENRADLIELGIREVPIELNNSSFDAFVGELAPDIVLFDQFMMEEQFGWRVEAQCPGALRVLETSDLQSLRHARHQRLKDRLKADGASQDFSDLFAPNLSEEFQRMADTDMAKREIAALYRCDLNLMVSEVEIELLVEQFKVPRDLLLWCPLMVDLPAAPSVPFEDRAHFLSIGNFRHAPNWDAVLWMKNAIWPLIRQQLPGAQLHLYGAYTPPKAAALHNPAQGFHIMNWAEDALQVMSAARLCLAPLRFGAGIKGKLIEAMLCGTPSVTTPIGAEAMHGEMPWPGTVNQSAADIASAAVQLYCDATRWNQARDAGLKLLAERYRKEVHGPALIESIQACRANLAQRRRDNFTGSMLRHHQHKSTQYMSQWIEEKHRNNAPG, from the coding sequence ATGTCTCATCCCACCGCCCTCAAGGTCCTGGTCATCGGTTATGTCTGGCCCGAGCCGCGTTCATCGGCGGCGGGTGGGCACATCATGCAGATCCTGGAAGCCTTCCTCGGGCAAGGCTGGGACATCACCTTCAGCAGCCCGGCAAGGCCCGGCGAGAACCGTGCGGACCTGATCGAGCTGGGCATCCGCGAAGTGCCCATCGAACTCAACAACAGCAGCTTCGATGCGTTCGTCGGCGAACTGGCGCCGGATATCGTCCTGTTCGACCAATTCATGATGGAAGAGCAATTCGGTTGGCGGGTCGAGGCGCAGTGCCCCGGCGCCCTGCGTGTGCTGGAAACCTCCGATTTGCAGAGCCTGCGCCACGCCCGGCATCAACGCCTCAAGGATCGCTTGAAGGCTGACGGTGCGTCCCAGGATTTCAGCGATCTTTTCGCGCCAAACCTGTCCGAGGAATTCCAGCGGATGGCCGACACCGATATGGCGAAGCGCGAGATCGCCGCGTTGTACCGCTGCGACCTGAACCTGATGGTATCGGAAGTTGAGATCGAGCTGTTGGTGGAACAATTCAAGGTACCCCGTGACCTGCTGCTCTGGTGTCCGTTGATGGTGGACCTGCCGGCCGCGCCATCGGTGCCATTCGAAGACCGGGCGCATTTCTTGAGTATCGGCAACTTCCGCCATGCGCCGAACTGGGATGCCGTGCTCTGGATGAAGAACGCCATCTGGCCGCTGATCCGCCAGCAACTGCCGGGCGCGCAACTGCATCTGTACGGCGCCTACACCCCGCCAAAAGCCGCCGCGTTGCATAACCCGGCCCAGGGGTTTCATATCATGAACTGGGCCGAGGATGCCCTGCAGGTGATGTCGGCGGCCCGCCTCTGCCTGGCGCCGCTGCGTTTCGGTGCCGGCATCAAGGGCAAGCTGATCGAAGCCATGCTCTGTGGCACGCCAAGCGTCACCACGCCCATCGGCGCCGAAGCCATGCACGGGGAAATGCCGTGGCCTGGAACTGTCAACCAGAGCGCCGCAGACATCGCCAGCGCTGCCGTGCAGTTGTACTGCGACGCGACCCGCTGGAACCAGGCCCGGGACGCCGGCCTGAAACTCCTGGCGGAGCGTTACCGCAAAGAGGTCCATGGCCCGGCGCTGATTGAAAGTATCCAGGCGTGCCGTGCCAACCTGGCGCAACGACGTCGAGACAATTTCACCGGCAGCATGTTGCGCCATCACCAGCACAAGAGCACCCAATACATGTCCCAATGGATCGAAGAAAAGCACCGCAACAATGCCCCCGGGTAG
- a CDS encoding AraC family transcriptional regulator — translation MTRTARVTDPSYELMDDHNGLSIIYRQHGFPCPLVRWHFHKEYELHLIVASSGKVFIGDYIGNFYPQTLFLTGPNLPHNWISQVAEDEVVPKRDMLVNFTDELFESGHQVFAELKTIAPLLERARYGIEFRCKRTIRQAMILMQRIADSQGMSRLGYFFILMELLAATDDYQVLSGGASSQMTDEHSIDRTNRAVDYIFAHYARELPLEEVADHLGMKPTYFSRVFKQATGRCFIEFVNRLRISKSCELLADGDKPVTDVCFESGFNNISNFNRRFQQLKGMTPSHYRRLAVQRLTEQNQG, via the coding sequence ATGACCCGAACAGCAAGAGTCACCGACCCTTCCTACGAGTTGATGGATGACCATAACGGACTGTCCATCATCTATCGCCAGCACGGCTTTCCTTGCCCGTTGGTGCGCTGGCATTTCCATAAGGAATACGAGCTGCACCTGATCGTCGCCAGTTCCGGCAAGGTGTTCATTGGCGATTACATCGGCAACTTCTACCCGCAGACCCTGTTTCTCACCGGCCCCAACCTGCCCCACAACTGGATCAGCCAGGTGGCCGAGGACGAAGTGGTGCCCAAGCGCGACATGCTGGTGAATTTCACCGACGAGTTGTTCGAAAGCGGCCACCAGGTATTTGCCGAACTCAAGACCATCGCGCCACTGCTCGAACGCGCCCGCTACGGCATCGAGTTCCGCTGCAAGCGCACCATCCGCCAGGCGATGATCCTCATGCAGCGCATCGCCGATTCCCAGGGCATGAGCCGCCTGGGCTATTTTTTCATTCTGATGGAGTTGCTGGCCGCCACAGATGACTATCAGGTGCTCTCCGGCGGCGCGTCTTCGCAGATGACCGACGAACACAGCATTGACCGTACCAACCGCGCCGTGGACTACATTTTTGCCCACTACGCCCGGGAGCTGCCCCTGGAAGAAGTCGCCGATCACCTGGGCATGAAACCCACCTATTTCAGCCGGGTGTTCAAGCAGGCCACGGGGCGCTGTTTCATCGAGTTCGTCAATCGACTGCGCATCAGCAAATCCTGCGAACTGCTGGCCGACGGCGACAAACCGGTCACGGATGTCTGTTTCGAGTCGGGCTTCAACAACATCTCGAACTTCAACCGACGCTTCCAGCAACTCAAGGGCATGACCCCTTCCCACTATCGGCGGCTGGCGGTGCAGCGGTTGACCGAGCAGAACCAGGGCTGA
- a CDS encoding ABC transporter substrate-binding protein, which produces MKPSVKALLVSTCMTLSSVSFGAQTLTIATVNNSDMIRMQKLSKTFEAQHPDITLNWVVLEENVLRQRLTTDIATQGGQFDVLTIGMYEAALWGAKGWLEPMKDLPASYDLDDVFPSVRDGLSVKGSLYALPFYAESSITYYRTDLFKDAGLTMPEHPTWTQIGEFAEKLTDKTKEQYGLCLRGKAGWGENMALITTLANGYGARWFDEKWQPQFNGPEWKDALTFYVDNMKKSGPPGASSNGFNENLALFNSGKCAIWVDASVAGSFVTDKTQSKVSDHVGFTFAPHEKTDKGTSWLYSWSLAIPTSSKAKDAAKVFTSWATSKEYSQLVAKTDGIANVPPGTRASTYSDDYMKAAPFAKVTLESLKVADPKAPTLKPVPYIGIQLVTIPEFQAIGTQVGKFFSGALTGQQSVDQALTAAQSTTEREMKRAGYPK; this is translated from the coding sequence ATGAAACCTTCGGTAAAAGCTCTGCTTGTCTCCACCTGCATGACCCTCAGCAGCGTCAGTTTCGGCGCACAGACCCTCACCATTGCTACCGTCAACAACAGCGACATGATTCGCATGCAGAAGCTCTCGAAAACCTTCGAGGCGCAGCACCCGGACATCACGCTGAACTGGGTGGTGCTCGAAGAAAACGTCCTGCGCCAACGACTGACCACCGACATTGCCACCCAGGGCGGACAGTTCGATGTGCTGACCATCGGCATGTACGAAGCTGCACTCTGGGGTGCCAAGGGCTGGCTGGAGCCGATGAAAGACTTGCCCGCTTCCTACGACCTGGATGACGTCTTCCCTTCCGTGCGTGACGGTCTGTCCGTCAAGGGTTCGCTGTATGCCCTGCCGTTCTACGCCGAAAGTTCGATCACCTATTACCGCACCGACCTGTTCAAGGACGCCGGGCTGACCATGCCCGAACACCCGACCTGGACCCAGATCGGTGAGTTTGCGGAAAAACTCACCGACAAGACCAAGGAGCAATATGGCCTGTGCCTGCGGGGCAAGGCCGGTTGGGGCGAGAACATGGCGCTGATCACCACCCTGGCCAACGGCTACGGGGCGCGCTGGTTCGATGAGAAGTGGCAGCCGCAATTCAATGGTCCCGAGTGGAAAGACGCGCTGACCTTCTACGTCGACAACATGAAGAAATCCGGCCCGCCAGGTGCGTCGAGCAACGGTTTCAACGAGAACCTGGCCCTGTTCAACAGCGGCAAATGCGCGATCTGGGTCGATGCCAGCGTCGCCGGCTCGTTCGTGACCGACAAGACCCAGAGCAAGGTGTCCGACCATGTCGGTTTCACCTTCGCCCCCCACGAAAAAACCGATAAGGGCACCTCCTGGCTGTACTCCTGGTCACTGGCGATCCCGACCAGTTCCAAGGCCAAGGATGCCGCCAAGGTCTTTACCAGTTGGGCGACGTCCAAGGAATACAGCCAACTGGTCGCCAAGACCGATGGCATCGCCAACGTACCGCCAGGCACCCGCGCCTCGACCTACAGCGACGACTACATGAAGGCCGCGCCGTTCGCCAAGGTCACGCTGGAGTCGCTGAAAGTCGCTGACCCGAAAGCGCCAACCCTCAAGCCCGTGCCTTACATCGGCATCCAGTTGGTGACCATTCCTGAATTCCAGGCCATCGGCACCCAGGTCGGCAAGTTCTTCTCGGGCGCGCTGACCGGCCAGCAGAGCGTGGACCAGGCGTTGACCGCCGCGCAGTCCACCACCGAGCGCGAGATGAAGCGTGCCGGGTATCCCAAGTAA
- a CDS encoding carbohydrate ABC transporter permease, with product MNTSTTTAKAPLEMAAPTRKIRLANPGWFLVSPSVALLLLWMIVPLGMTVYFSMIRYNLLYPGENEFVGLENFTYFLTDSGFMPGATNTLLLVGSVLLISIVFGVLISALLEASEFFGRGIVRVMLISPFFIMPTVGALIWKNLIFHPVSGILASVWKLFGAQPVDWLAHYPLLSIIIIVSWQWLPFAILILMTAMQSLDQEQKEAARLDGAGPVAIFWHLTLPHLARPIAVVVMIETIFLLSVFAEIFTTTNGGPGYASTNLAYLIYNQALVQFDVGMASAGGLIAVVIANVAAIILVRMIGKNLTDKN from the coding sequence ATGAATACTTCAACGACAACCGCCAAAGCGCCGCTCGAAATGGCCGCACCGACGCGCAAGATCCGCCTGGCGAACCCCGGCTGGTTCCTGGTCAGCCCATCGGTAGCCTTGTTGCTGCTGTGGATGATCGTGCCCCTGGGCATGACCGTCTACTTCTCGATGATCCGCTACAACCTGCTCTACCCCGGTGAGAACGAATTCGTCGGGCTGGAGAACTTCACCTACTTCCTCACCGATTCGGGCTTCATGCCCGGCGCCACCAATACTTTGTTGCTGGTGGGCAGCGTGCTGTTGATCAGTATCGTGTTCGGGGTTCTCATCAGTGCGTTGCTCGAGGCCAGCGAGTTCTTTGGTCGCGGCATCGTCCGGGTCATGCTGATCTCGCCGTTCTTCATCATGCCCACCGTGGGCGCACTGATCTGGAAGAACCTGATTTTCCACCCGGTCTCGGGGATCCTCGCTTCGGTGTGGAAACTGTTCGGCGCGCAGCCGGTGGACTGGCTGGCCCACTACCCGCTGCTGTCGATCATCATCATTGTCAGTTGGCAGTGGCTGCCCTTCGCCATCCTGATCCTGATGACCGCCATGCAGTCCCTCGACCAGGAACAGAAAGAAGCCGCCCGCCTGGACGGCGCCGGCCCGGTCGCGATTTTCTGGCATTTGACCCTGCCCCACCTGGCACGGCCGATCGCGGTCGTGGTGATGATCGAGACCATTTTCCTGCTGTCGGTGTTCGCCGAAATCTTCACCACCACCAACGGCGGCCCCGGCTACGCCTCGACCAACCTCGCCTACCTGATCTACAACCAGGCGCTGGTGCAGTTCGACGTCGGCATGGCTTCGGCCGGCGGCCTGATTGCCGTGGTGATTGCCAACGTCGCCGCCATCATCCTGGTGCGGATGATCGGCAAAAACCTGACCGACAAGAACTGA
- a CDS encoding carbohydrate ABC transporter permease — protein sequence MTLQQSRRLQSLLLGTLAWAIAILIFFPIFWMVLTSFKTEIDAFATPPQFIFAPTLENYLHINERSNYFSFAWNSVVISFSATALCLLIAVPAAYSMAFYETQRTKGTLLWMLSTKMLPPVGVLMPIYLLAKSFGLLDTRIALIIIYTLINLPIVVWMIYTYFKDIPRDILEAARLDGATLWQEMVRVLLPIAKGGLASTVLLSLILCWNEAFWSLNLTSSKAAPLTALIASYSSPEGLFWAKLSAVSTLACAPILIFGWISQKQLVRGLSFGAVK from the coding sequence ATGACACTTCAACAATCCCGTCGGCTGCAAAGCCTGCTGCTGGGCACGCTGGCCTGGGCCATCGCGATCCTGATCTTCTTTCCGATCTTCTGGATGGTGCTGACCAGCTTCAAGACCGAAATCGACGCATTCGCCACGCCGCCGCAGTTCATTTTCGCGCCGACGCTGGAGAACTACCTGCACATCAACGAACGCAGCAATTACTTCAGTTTCGCCTGGAACTCGGTGGTGATTTCCTTCAGCGCCACGGCCTTGTGCCTGCTGATCGCGGTACCGGCGGCCTACTCCATGGCGTTCTATGAAACCCAGCGCACCAAGGGCACCTTGCTGTGGATGCTCTCCACCAAGATGCTGCCACCGGTGGGCGTGCTGATGCCGATCTACCTGCTGGCCAAGAGCTTCGGCCTGCTGGACACACGCATTGCGCTGATCATCATCTACACGCTGATCAACCTGCCCATCGTGGTCTGGATGATTTACACCTACTTCAAGGACATTCCCCGGGACATCCTCGAAGCCGCGCGCCTGGACGGTGCGACCCTGTGGCAGGAAATGGTTCGCGTACTGCTGCCGATTGCCAAGGGTGGCCTGGCCTCCACCGTGCTGCTGTCGCTGATCCTGTGCTGGAACGAGGCGTTCTGGTCGCTGAACCTCACTTCGTCCAAAGCCGCGCCGCTGACGGCCCTGATCGCCTCCTACTCCAGCCCCGAAGGATTGTTCTGGGCCAAATTGTCCGCCGTCTCGACCCTGGCCTGCGCGCCGATCCTGATCTTCGGCTGGATCAGCCAGAAGCAACTGGTGCGCGGTTTGTCCTTTGGCGCCGTGAAGTAA
- a CDS encoding ABC transporter ATP-binding protein, which produces MANLKIKNLQKGFEGFSIIKGIDLEVNDREFVVFVGPSGCGKSTLLRLIAGLEEVSDGTIELDGRDITEVSPAKRDLAMVFQTYALYPHMSVRKNMSFALDLAGVPKADVEKKVNEAARILELGPMLERKPKQLSGGQRQRVAIGRAIVRNPKIFLFDEPLSNLDAALRVQMRLELARLHKELQATMIYVTHDQVEAMTLADKVVVLNGGRIEQVGSPLELYHQPANLFVAGFLGTPKMGFLKGKVSALNSQGCEVQLDAGTRIQLPVNGASLSVGSAVTLGIRPEHLNLAQPGECTLQVTADVSERLGSDTFCHVNTSSGEALTMRVRGDLASRFGEQLNLHLDAQHCHLFDADGVAVTRALRAAA; this is translated from the coding sequence ATGGCCAACCTGAAAATCAAGAATCTGCAAAAAGGCTTCGAAGGCTTTTCCATCATCAAGGGCATCGACCTCGAGGTGAACGACCGTGAGTTCGTGGTCTTTGTCGGGCCGTCGGGCTGCGGCAAATCCACCCTGCTGCGGCTGATCGCCGGCCTGGAAGAAGTCAGCGACGGCACCATCGAGCTGGATGGGCGCGACATCACCGAAGTCAGCCCGGCCAAGCGCGACCTGGCGATGGTGTTCCAGACCTACGCCCTGTACCCGCATATGAGCGTGCGCAAGAACATGTCCTTCGCCCTGGACCTGGCCGGCGTGCCCAAAGCCGACGTCGAGAAGAAGGTCAACGAAGCCGCACGCATCCTTGAATTGGGGCCGATGCTCGAACGCAAGCCCAAACAGTTGTCCGGCGGCCAGCGCCAGCGGGTGGCAATCGGCCGGGCCATTGTGCGCAACCCGAAAATCTTCCTGTTCGACGAACCGCTGTCCAACCTCGACGCTGCCTTGCGGGTGCAGATGCGCCTGGAGTTGGCGCGGCTGCACAAGGAATTGCAGGCGACGATGATCTACGTGACCCACGACCAGGTCGAAGCCATGACCCTGGCCGACAAGGTGGTGGTGCTCAACGGCGGGCGCATCGAGCAGGTCGGCTCGCCGCTGGAGTTGTATCACCAGCCGGCCAATCTGTTTGTCGCCGGGTTCCTCGGGACGCCGAAAATGGGCTTTCTCAAGGGCAAGGTCAGCGCACTCAACAGCCAGGGCTGCGAAGTCCAGCTGGACGCGGGCACGCGTATCCAGTTGCCGGTAAACGGCGCCAGCCTCAGCGTCGGCAGCGCGGTCACCCTGGGCATCCGTCCGGAGCACCTGAACCTGGCACAACCCGGCGAGTGCACGCTGCAAGTGACCGCCGATGTCAGCGAGCGACTGGGCAGCGATACCTTCTGTCACGTCAACACCTCGTCTGGTGAAGCCTTGACCATGCGGGTACGCGGCGATCTGGCGAGCCGTTTCGGCGAGCAACTGAACCTGCACCTGGACGCCCAACACTGCCATTTATTCGATGCCGATGGCGTAGCGGTTACCCGCGCGCTGCGCGCCGCTGCCTGA
- a CDS encoding mannitol dehydrogenase family protein, which produces MKLNRQNLHNLKPEVALPAYPLSDIRQGIAHIGVGGFHRAHQAYYTDALMNTGADLDWAICGVGLRAEDRRARDDLAGQDYLFTLYELGDNDDTEVRVIGAINDMLLAEDGAQVLIDKLADPQIRIVSLTITEGGYCIDDSNGEFMAHLPQIQHDLAHPDAPTTVFGFLCCALAKRRAAGTPAFTLMSCDNLPHNGAVTRKALLAFATLHDTELAQWIDHNVSFPNAMVDRITPMTSVAHRLQLHDEHGIDDAWPVVCEPFVQWVLEDKFVNGRPAWEKVGVQFTDDVSPYEEMKIKLLNGSHLALTYLGFLKGYRFVHETMNDPLFVRYMRAYMDLDVTPQLAPVPGIDLGDYKNTLVERFSNQAIADQLERVCSDGSSKFPKFTVPTINRLIADGGDTRRAALVVAAWAVYLKGVDENGVSYAIPDPRAAFCQALVADDALVTQRMLEVEEIFGTAIPRSAEFVAAFEWCCNSLREHGVTRTLERVLED; this is translated from the coding sequence ATGAAACTCAACCGTCAAAACCTGCACAACCTCAAGCCGGAAGTCGCCTTACCCGCCTATCCCCTGAGCGATATCCGCCAGGGCATCGCCCACATCGGCGTCGGTGGCTTCCATCGGGCTCACCAGGCGTACTACACCGATGCGCTGATGAACACCGGCGCCGACCTGGACTGGGCCATTTGCGGCGTCGGATTGCGGGCCGAAGACCGCCGCGCCCGGGATGACCTGGCCGGCCAGGATTATCTGTTCACCCTGTACGAACTGGGCGACAACGACGACACCGAAGTCCGCGTGATTGGCGCCATCAACGACATGTTGCTGGCCGAAGATGGCGCGCAGGTACTGATCGACAAACTGGCCGATCCGCAGATCCGCATCGTTTCGCTGACGATTACCGAGGGCGGCTACTGCATCGACGACAGCAACGGCGAGTTCATGGCTCACCTGCCGCAGATCCAGCACGACCTGGCCCACCCGGACGCCCCGACCACCGTGTTCGGCTTCCTCTGCTGCGCCCTGGCCAAACGCCGCGCCGCCGGGACACCGGCGTTCACCCTGATGTCCTGCGATAACCTGCCCCACAACGGCGCAGTGACCCGCAAGGCGCTGCTGGCCTTCGCCACGTTGCATGACACTGAACTGGCACAGTGGATCGACCACAACGTGAGCTTTCCCAACGCCATGGTCGACCGCATCACCCCCATGACCAGCGTCGCCCATCGCCTGCAACTGCACGACGAGCACGGGATCGACGACGCCTGGCCGGTGGTCTGCGAGCCGTTCGTGCAATGGGTGCTGGAAGACAAATTCGTCAACGGGCGTCCGGCCTGGGAAAAGGTCGGCGTGCAGTTCACCGATGACGTTTCGCCCTACGAAGAAATGAAGATCAAGCTGCTCAACGGCAGCCACCTGGCCCTGACCTACCTGGGGTTTCTCAAGGGTTATCGCTTCGTCCATGAAACCATGAACGATCCGCTGTTCGTGCGCTACATGCGCGCCTACATGGACCTGGACGTGACGCCGCAACTGGCGCCCGTGCCGGGCATCGATCTGGGCGACTACAAGAACACCCTCGTGGAGCGTTTTTCCAATCAGGCCATCGCCGACCAGTTGGAACGGGTATGCTCGGACGGCTCGTCGAAATTTCCGAAATTTACCGTGCCGACCATCAACCGCCTGATCGCCGACGGTGGCGATACCCGGCGCGCAGCGCTGGTGGTCGCGGCCTGGGCCGTGTACCTCAAGGGTGTGGACGAGAACGGCGTGAGCTATGCGATTCCAGACCCACGCGCCGCATTCTGCCAGGCCCTGGTGGCCGACGATGCGCTGGTGACCCAGCGGATGCTGGAGGTCGAGGAGATTTTCGGCACGGCGATCCCCCGCTCGGCGGAGTTCGTGGCGGCATTCGAGTGGTGCTGCAACAGCTTGCGCGAGCATGGGGTGACCCGGACACTTGAACGGGTGTTGGAGGATTAG
- the xylB gene encoding xylulokinase, producing MANQQLFLGIDCGTQGTKALILDAISGQVLGQGAAAHSMISGANGRREQDTGQWIEAFIQATHQALADAGVDGQAILGVGVSGQQHGLVLLDDQDQVLRPAKLWCDTESAPQNDQLLMHLGGESGALERLGVVIAPGYTVSKLLWTKEHHPQIFARIAHILLPHDFLNHWLTGRHCSEYGDASGTGYFNVRTRQWDLQLLQHIDPSGRLQAALPELIEAHQPVGRILPAIAARLGINPEAVVASGGGDNMMGAIGTGNIQPGVITMSLGSSGTVYAYASEPAVSPQASVAAFCSSSGGWLPLICTMNLTNATGAIRELLELDIEAFNALVIQAPIGAEGVSMLPFLNGERVPALPHATASLLGLTTTNLNRANLCRAVVEGTTFGLRYGLDLLRATGLDARSIRLIGGGSKSPVWRQIVADIMDTPVICTEQSEAAALGAAIQAAWCHSGAQQGLAELCERCVKLDPASETRPVAEHVAAAQQAYERYRQHVATL from the coding sequence ATGGCAAACCAACAATTGTTCCTAGGCATCGACTGCGGCACCCAAGGCACCAAGGCCCTGATCCTGGATGCGATCAGCGGCCAGGTGCTAGGTCAGGGCGCCGCGGCCCACAGCATGATCAGCGGCGCCAACGGCCGGCGCGAGCAAGACACCGGGCAATGGATCGAAGCTTTCATCCAGGCCACCCACCAGGCCTTGGCAGACGCTGGCGTCGACGGCCAGGCGATCCTCGGCGTTGGCGTCTCCGGCCAGCAACATGGCCTGGTGTTGCTCGATGATCAGGACCAGGTGCTGCGCCCAGCCAAACTCTGGTGCGACACCGAAAGCGCACCGCAAAACGATCAGCTCCTGATGCACCTGGGTGGCGAAAGCGGCGCCCTGGAACGCCTCGGTGTGGTCATCGCCCCGGGCTACACGGTTTCCAAACTGTTGTGGACCAAGGAACACCATCCGCAGATCTTTGCCCGCATCGCCCACATCCTGTTGCCCCACGATTTCCTGAACCACTGGCTCACCGGCCGCCATTGCAGCGAATACGGCGATGCCTCGGGCACCGGCTACTTCAACGTGCGCACCCGTCAATGGGACCTTCAGTTGCTGCAACACATCGACCCCAGCGGTCGATTGCAAGCGGCGTTGCCGGAACTGATTGAGGCCCATCAGCCGGTGGGACGCATCCTGCCGGCCATTGCCGCACGCCTGGGCATCAACCCCGAGGCCGTCGTGGCAAGCGGCGGCGGCGACAACATGATGGGCGCCATCGGCACCGGTAATATCCAGCCCGGCGTGATCACCATGAGCCTCGGTTCCTCCGGTACGGTCTATGCCTATGCCAGTGAGCCCGCGGTCAGCCCGCAAGCCTCGGTAGCGGCCTTCTGCTCATCCAGCGGCGGCTGGTTGCCGCTGATCTGCACCATGAACCTGACCAACGCCACCGGCGCAATACGCGAATTGCTCGAACTGGACATCGAGGCCTTCAACGCCCTGGTAATCCAGGCCCCGATCGGCGCCGAAGGGGTCAGCATGCTGCCGTTTCTCAACGGTGAGCGCGTCCCCGCCCTGCCCCATGCCACCGCCAGCCTGCTAGGCCTGACGACCACTAACCTGAACCGGGCCAACCTGTGCCGGGCCGTCGTCGAAGGCACCACCTTCGGCTTGCGCTATGGCTTGGACCTGCTGCGGGCCACAGGGCTCGACGCCCGGAGTATCCGCCTGATCGGTGGCGGCTCGAAGAGCCCGGTCTGGCGGCAGATCGTCGCCGATATCATGGACACCCCGGTCATCTGCACCGAACAGAGCGAAGCGGCTGCCCTGGGCGCGGCGATCCAAGCGGCCTGGTGTCATTCCGGAGCGCAGCAAGGCCTGGCCGAACTCTGCGAGCGCTGCGTCAAGCTCGACCCGGCCAGCGAAACCCGGCCGGTCGCCGAACATGTCGCGGCCGCCCAACAGGCCTATGAACGTTATCGACAACACGTCGCAACCCTTTGA
- a CDS encoding carbohydrate kinase family protein, with protein MYLVCGEALFDFFSDKEDGGPASQVNFKAIAGGSPFNVAVGLRRLGVESALFAGLSTDYLGRRLQQVLLNEGVSAKYLRDFDAPTTLAMVAVGANGSPHYSFRGEGCADRQLGMQHLPELGPEVSGLHFGSFCLVVQPIGDTLLALAQRESGKRLISLDPNVRLNPQPDIELWRSRIATLVQYADLIKVSDEDLSLLYPERDPQAVIEGWLEQRCQVVFLTRGGQGATVFSRRHGTWSMPACTVKIADTVGAGDTFQAALITWLIEQQLDSVEGLLTLTRDQISAMLDFAMRAAALTCGKTGPDLPYRQQLN; from the coding sequence ATGTATCTGGTGTGTGGTGAAGCACTGTTTGATTTTTTCAGTGACAAAGAGGACGGCGGCCCGGCCTCGCAGGTGAACTTCAAGGCCATTGCCGGCGGCTCGCCATTCAACGTGGCAGTGGGCCTGCGTCGCCTGGGGGTGGAATCGGCACTGTTTGCCGGGCTGTCCACTGACTACCTGGGGCGGCGCTTGCAACAGGTCCTGCTCAACGAGGGCGTCAGTGCAAAGTACCTGCGGGACTTCGACGCCCCGACCACCCTGGCGATGGTCGCCGTGGGCGCAAACGGCTCGCCCCACTACAGTTTTCGCGGCGAAGGTTGCGCAGACCGGCAGTTGGGCATGCAACACCTGCCGGAGTTGGGCCCTGAAGTGAGTGGCCTGCATTTCGGCTCGTTCTGCCTGGTGGTGCAGCCGATTGGCGACACCTTGCTGGCGTTGGCGCAACGCGAAAGCGGCAAGCGCCTGATCAGCCTGGACCCGAACGTGCGGCTCAACCCGCAGCCGGACATCGAGCTGTGGCGCTCACGGATTGCAACGCTGGTGCAGTATGCGGACCTGATCAAGGTCAGCGACGAAGACCTGAGCCTGCTCTACCCCGAACGGGATCCTCAGGCGGTGATCGAAGGCTGGCTGGAACAGCGTTGCCAGGTGGTATTCCTGACCCGTGGTGGTCAGGGCGCAACCGTGTTCAGCCGTCGCCATGGCACATGGTCGATGCCGGCCTGCACGGTGAAAATCGCCGATACCGTGGGCGCCGGCGATACCTTCCAGGCCGCACTGATTACCTGGCTGATCGAACAACAACTGGATTCGGTCGAAGGCCTGCTGACCCTGACCCGGGATCAGATCAGCGCCATGCTCGACTTTGCCATGCGGGCAGCCGCACTGACCTGCGGCAAGACCGGACCGGACCTGCCCTATCGCCAACAGTTGAACTGA
- a CDS encoding DUF2790 domain-containing protein: MNTCALVAAASFLGLAGITGLAQANTAPPSTPYHYGMPLQIKKVLSLTEPSTPYCEVITAQMVYVDKAGETQDMSYRKLSNACMNEN; the protein is encoded by the coding sequence ATGAATACTTGTGCGCTAGTAGCCGCTGCGTCCTTCCTGGGCCTGGCCGGCATCACCGGTCTGGCTCAGGCCAACACCGCCCCACCGTCCACGCCCTATCACTACGGCATGCCACTGCAGATCAAGAAGGTGCTGTCATTGACGGAACCCTCCACGCCTTATTGCGAAGTAATCACCGCACAAATGGTGTACGTCGACAAGGCGGGAGAAACCCAGGATATGTCATATCGCAAGCTGTCGAATGCTTGTATGAACGAGAACTGA